The Triticum aestivum cultivar Chinese Spring chromosome 5A, IWGSC CS RefSeq v2.1, whole genome shotgun sequence genomic sequence CTGGAAGGTCTTTAGAAGACATCAAAGCCCGACTAGTCAGGTCTGAAATCAACAACTTCCAAGTTTGATCGGCCGGAGGTGACTTTGCCTGGCTGCCTTCCATTTTCAAAACTCATGACTATTTGTTTCATAGCAGGCTCATATGTTCCTAGCAAAAAAAACTAGCCCATCCTCTATAacactatgcttcctaatttttaaggGTCTAAATTAAATTGAGGTCTCACATTTGGAATTGAATCCATAATTTTGACTTGGTCGTACCCCTTGACACTGTGGTGGAATTTCTCAGTATGTATGGGCACTACTGAGAAATGGCTTATAGGTGAACTCAAATTAGTGACGGGTGCCGTGTGCCACCCGCCACAACTAATTGGCGAACTCAAATTAGCTACGATGGGTGGCACGCGGAAGCAGTAACGGGCAAAAATACACGCCGGACATAGGTAGACCGTTTCAATTTTGATTGTGTGATGAAACCTAACAGTGGCGGATGGTAACTTGTGCCCGCCACTGCTTATGAAGTCAACGGTGGCAAGCAAATCTTTTGCCCACCACAGCTTAAATGTGGTAAGCACCAACTATAGACACGGAGAAGGTCGAAATTACACGGTCTCAACTGTAGCGGGTGGTTGGTAGTGCTCGCCAGTGCATCCCCCTTACAAGTGGCGGGCATTATCCCGCGCCCGTCACTCGTATGCCCACAACACTGATGGTTCAGTTTTCTCCAAAAACTGATTCGCCCCAAAAAAAATCAATTCCCCCCTCCTTGCACCTCCCCCCAAATCTCGTCCTCCTCGCCGCCACAGCTGCTTGTCACTCGTGAAGGAATTAGGAATTGCATAGCTGTGGCGGTTCTCGAGCTGTGCCCGTCACTATTATCTGTGTAGCCGTGGCGAGCTCATTTTAGCACCCGTCACTGCTTATTCTCAAAAATAGCTGTGGCGGGTGACCCGCCTCGCCCACCACTCATTTGGGTTCACGTATAAGCCCTTTCCGAGTAGTGTTAGGGTAAATAGATATTTAGCCTGGATTAAATTTGAGTTGTGTGTTTTAGTGTTATTTGTGCTTATGGTAACTACGAATAGATTAGTGCTTAGGGTAACTACAAGTAGATTAGAAATTTTTTGTATAAGATCCATTGTAGTATCATTGGCTTATATTTGCAGGTACTGACATGAGTGCCAAAGTTTTAGCGAAACGTCGACTCATTTCTGTTTCACCGAATTTCTAGCACTCGTTATGTCCTCTTTTTATAGGCCAGGTCGCATTTTTTTCTTTCATTTCTGGCACTTGTTATGTCCTCTTTTTACCAAATATAGTGTGGTAGGCTTATATTTGCAGGTATTGACATGAGTGCCAAGTTTTGGCAAAACGTCGATTGATTTCGTTTCAGCGAATTTTTTGCACTTGTTATGTtccctttttagcaaaggtcatgtcgcatttttttcattttttgcctAGGATCCATTCTGGTGTGGTCAACTTATAATTACAGGTATTGATTTGAGTGACAATGTTTTCGTGCAACGGCGATTCATTTTCGTTTCTCCGAATTTCTGTCACTGTTATGTcctctttttagcaaaggtcatgtcgcaattattttttttcattttttgcctAGGATCCAGTCTAGTGTGCTTGGCTTTCTATTTGCAGATATTGATATGCGCGCCAATGTTTTCGTGAAACATCGATtcattttcagcaaaggtcatgtctaatttttctttcattttttaagCTTCATGACTCATAatttccacagtaaattttagcaaACGCAAGAAATGGATTCCAGAGAACCATCTTCTATGAACCCCTCAGCTCAGCGTCACAAAAAGGTAGAAAGCAAAAGAAGAAATCAGCCAATGAACATACCAGCAGTAAGGCACCAGGAGAAAATGTGGTGAATGTTTCTACCCGTTCGTGCTTATGGAGAATGTTTAAGCCCGGTGAACTGATATTACCACAACACAAGTTGAGTGCACTAAGTGTTGAAATTAAGCTTCTACACGAAGACGTAGTAGGTAAGCCAGGAAAGAGTGAGGCGTATTACACCGCCAATGTTATAGAGGGCATTGGATTTCTAGACGAGTACCTAATAACCCATAAATATAGGAGATCGTCTGTAGCttttttagataagtaagagtgtcaagccCAATACTACCTATAAACTGCATTGggattttccctgaagaggaagtgTGAAACAATATAGTAGCGGATAGTATTTCCGTCagtagagaaccaaggttatcgaaccaatagaagATGTACCTAAACAACCGTCTACATTATatacacacacaagagcaaatacttgcacccaacgcgggcaagagggttgtcaatccccttgtacttgTTAATTTCAAGGATTAAATCTGATAATGacagatagataaattgcaaagtaaactaattgcagcaaggtatttttgttatttgtaatatgattaaaatatacccgggggccataattttcactagaggcatctctctcgtTAAGATAGCATGCGGCGAGTAAATaacttactgttgggcaattgacaaaataacgcatagttatgatgttattcatggcatgatcatgtacataggcattacgtttgtgacaagtagaccgaagcgattctgcatctactactattactccacttggAGAGCGCTTCTATACTTGCCTCTCTCTATTTATTAAGTTCTTAATAAACATAGTAATGCATGTAGTATGATGATATAATGTAGACAAATAAGATCAATTAATCTAACCAAACCCatcgtttatccttagtagcaacaatataaATACGTTCCCTCTCTACCCATTCTATAACGAGGTgaggacacggcaagattgaacctacCACTATGCACCACTTTCACTAAAGATGTACTTATCAACTTGGCCAAAGGAAACTCATAGATCGGAAAgcattacatagctataacaatcatacataataaagttcagaaaagactcagttatcttcaatgcataatctgatcataaactcacaattcatccaatcccaacaaacgcaccgcacAAAAGAATTATATCATATCGATCTCCGaatagaacattgtattgaagatcataacgaatgagagagagagagagagagagtcatctagctaatcactatggacccataggtcctgtAGGAACatctcacacatcattggagggtcagcaaggttgatgtataaaccctccgtggtcgatttccccttgatgagtccaatttatgtgatgattttgatgagtatttTGTGCTTGCATGGTAGGCTTTGTGAAATTTTACCGCATTCACGCATATCTTTTTGTTGATAATCTCTCATGTAACCTCTTTTGGATCAATCACCATACAATGGAAGAAATCCTCAGAAATGGTAGTGAAATCACGTACTTAAAGTGATAATCCCCAACCATAAAAGAACCAAGTAATAAGGCTGAAGAAACAGACGTCAACGCACAATCAGAGCAAAAGACGACGTTCCATACGACCACAAGCACCCGGATAAGCGGTCATATGGCACACCGATGCTACTGTCAGATCAAATCTTTCCACCCCGTCGAATCAACTCGTGGATCAGACGCCTAGAGACACCAAAAACTCATCTAGAAGGTAGAACCCTAACCTCCAGAGTTCATCAGAAGGATGGATTGACAAGGTGAAGAAGGGCGGCAACGTCATCACCACTGTCATCtcatcatcatccacatccttATCATCTGCAACATCAAAAACCCTAGTGGATCCTTTTGTGTATTATTTGAATCATTCATCCATGTATGCCATTACCATTGCCATGATGCTTGTTATTCCCACGTGTGAGTAGACCCCTAGTTCTCGGGGATATGGATGAACCTTGGTGTGTGTAGGATCTGAAACATTCTTGTGGATATGAGATCCTCGGTTGAATGCTTAGTGTAATAACTTCGTGAATGTTGTGAAGGGGCCCTACTCAGCATTTGCGCCTTATGGCCACGAAGTATACCACTGTCGTTGTAAAGGTCTAGGTTGTGAAGGTAATTAGAGGTGACAGTAAAAGCCTACCGCTCCTAACCTTCGCAATTGACTAGGGAATTACGAGAACCATTAGAGAGGCCGTGTCCACGGGTAAACCTTAATGATCATGAGTTGCAACCCTATGGGGGAGACTATGATGGTGGCATGCATGGCATAAAGTCTACCACGAGTAGAATGTGTACTGTACCCGGCTCTGCTCAACATAATAGTCAACAGTGGATTAAGTATCCATTCCATACCATGCTTATGCATAGGTGCGCTAGAAACATACCAATGGGGATTTCGGATTCCCTGGGAACGTCTTTTTATCCTGTTGTTTCACCCGTCGCTACAATCCTTGCtttttatttacttttatattattttgttgcAAGTCACTACATTACTCAATTATCATTTTTACTCGCTCACACTCTGCTTTAAGTCTACAACTTTCCACAGGCACAAAAATATATAATTCCCTACAAAAGGCAAGTGTATGTTTCCTGTGCTCCCATtgggatcgatactcttacttcgaaaaggctacaactaaatcctgtgcacttgcaggctatcacccctccggcagagtaccgatgGAGGCCTCCAGATGAGATCGCGGAAGAACAGAGGATTGCGGTGGCGGAATAATTGTTTCGGTTCTCGCTCTGATGTTTTTTGGGATTTTAGGGAATTTATAAAAATGGAATTAGGTCAATCGGTAGGCCtgggcataaaaaccgacgaaCCGAATACCGAACCGATGCCGAAACCGGAAAAAACCTAATTTTCGGTTTTTCTTACTGCTACAGGAAAATTCGGTTTTCACTTTTAATAACCGAGTTGTATTCGGTCAGTTCGGTTTTATACCGATCGCCGAAACAGAAAACCGAACTAACTGTTCGTACGCGCAAATATCCTAGTGCCCAGCTCGCGTGGACCTTGGCGCGATGTGCGTGGCCGCATGCGTGCGAGTCACTTGCTGGGCCGGCCAAATACGTTCAGCTAATCAGGCCCACTATTTTGCAGGATAGTTTCTCCCAGCCATGCTAGTACGCCACTTGCACTTGGATTTGTCCCACCTTGCCTAGCTACACGAGATGAGGCAGTGCGTTCAGCTACTTAAGAAGGCTGGGTGCTAGAGGCAAAATACACGCTGGAAACGTTGTGAGAACAACTCAAGCTCTCGCCTCGGTATAAACTAAAACCGAACCGAATTTCCCGGTTAACTGAATTTtcggttttctatttttttgtgctCTTTTCGGCTAGCAATCTGAGAAACTGATTTTAAAAAAAAAACCACTGAACAGTGGAAACTGAACTTTCGGTTTCTACCGAATGCCCAGGCCTATCAATCGGTGTTACAAGGTGCCCACAAGGTCAGGTGGGGAGCTTGTGGCCTACTCGTACATTGTGTGATCTTCCCGggaaccttctagggtcccttctggtcgaGAAAAAATCACCGTAACTTCTATTATATTTGgatttcgtttggtattgatttttcgCGAAACAAAATAATAGGCAAAAACAGGAACTCATCAGTCTCCATCATTCTTACCTCACCAGGACCCATGCtttaataatgataatcatcacacttttatttacttacaactagaTAAACTGAAACAATATGACTTTATATGAGTGCCTCTGGCAGTGTATCAGGTTGTGCAATAATCTTGCATAACATGTACAACAATGATGaacgtggctttgccacaaatatcatgtcagcCCTATATGATCATGAAAGCAATAGATCATGAAAGCAATATAATGATGAATACACATGTCATGTGGAAGTAACCAtaaaagttgcatgtcaatatatctcggaatgactatgaaaATACCATTGTAAGTAGCTTAGCCACTTTATATATGGTATACGTTCGGTAGGCTTAGGGCAACTCCAATGGGGAGACCCAAACCGACCAGATTTTGTTCGGATTTTATCCGTTTGGGTCGTCCGTTCGCCTAGCGGATATGAGGCGGACACGCGCAGCCGGTGGATAAACCCAACACATAAGATGCAAAAACGGACACGCACGGCGGAGGACTCGAGGCGGCTGTTCCAGCGGCCGTGGACGGACGAGGAGGAGTTGCATCCTGCGGGGGTTCCTTCGTCTTCAAGAGCGGGCATGAGCAGGGCGAGCAGGCGCGCGGCGGGCGCGAACGAGGTGGCGCAGCGAGCGGCGACGCGCGCGGGGAGCTGCGGGGCGCGCGGCGAGCTGCGGGCGGGGCGCGCGGCGAGCTGCGGGCGGGGCGAGCAGCCGCACGGGCCGCTCGATGCAGTGCAGCGGGGAGGGAGGTGGTTGTGGCTTACCGAGTTTACGAGTAGTAGTTGGAGGCGGCGGACCTGACCTTGGCAGAAATGACCTCTGTGCCCCCGCCGCCCAACCCTCCTCCGCCCCCGCGCAACGCCGACGAGCTTCTCTGCCCGAGGTGCTTGTACTGCTGCTCCGCGGAGTTCTTCCTAGTgagcgcggcgggcggcggagatctccctggtgcgcggcgatgggcggcgacggcggcatggCCAGTGACCCGAGGCCTCGCCGGCGAGGACGAcggaggaggcggaggcctcgcCGTCGAGGATGGCAACTCGTGGCGGCGCTCGGCTGGGTGGGAATCTCGCTGCAGTTCCCAAATGGCTCGTGCTGTGTCGCAGACTAGTAGGACCAAGGCGGACACGGGAGGGTAGCAGCGGACGAGAGGAGCGCCTGCTTTTGTCCGTCGTGGACCCATTTGTGGCCTAAATTTGGGCTCAGTTTGGGTCGGGGTGGATGATAAACGGACAGCAGACGGACCTGCGCGTCTgtttgggtcgccccgttgggCTACGTTTTCTGTCCGGAACTCCGGATGACTCAAACGGACAAAATGAATCGCACCATTAAAGTTGCTCTTAGAGTATTTTGGACAGTAAAACTTCTCTAATGAGAAGTCTTGATATAAGTAGCATCAACTTGATAGACTTTGTTCCGACTGCAAGTCTGCAAGGTCACACGTACGTCACGAGGTTTGGGTTCCAACAGGACATGGAGATCAGATGCGTGTGGTAGGCTGGTAGCGCTATTCCCGAAAATTGAAGCCCGTGCGCGTACGACAACGGTGATATTCCCGAAAACTGACAAAGGTACCTTTGGGAGTGTCGACGTGCACGTACGACCACGGGCACCTTTGGGAGTGTCCACGTGCACTAGCTTACCGCCGTGCACCCAAACTACCCGCCCAGTTTATAAGAGCCAGCGGTGCCCGTGCTCTTCACTTCACAATAGGGATAGCAGCACGCCAGCCAGCAGCAGCTTGGTACGGCTCGTCCTCTTCACTTCACTTGTCTCTCTTCTCACCTCTGCTTCCTTCCCTAGCTTTGCCATGTTTCACTTGGCTGAATAATGCATCGCTAGCTAGGCTCTATCTATCTCTTCAAGTATTATGTTATGCCTGGTTCAGCCTAAGAATGGCGTGGTTATGAGTTATGATTGCCTCGTCAGTACGTATTATTAATTTCAGTTGTCTTAATCATTTGTACTTTCAACtgtcagcaacagcagcagtagGTGACAAGATGAAGACGATCATGCTCCTGGGCATCATCGTCACACTAGTCGCATCAGGAAGTGCTGCTTTCCTTCCGACGACGGAAGCGGCCACCGTGCGAGCCCCCCTGCTGAAGACGCAGACGTTCCTGTCCCCGCCCTTCTTCCTCCGCCCCGGCGGCATCGCCAACAAGTGGTACTACGACGTGGACTTCCCCCGCGGCCACGTGGCCATCAAGAGCTTCAACGGCGACGTCGTCGACGAGGCCGGCGCCCCGGTCCCTCTCCACGAGACCTACCTCCACCACTGGCTCGTCTCGCCCTACTACGGCCCAAGCGCCATCCCGATCACCAACTCCGGCCCCTGCAAGGACTTGCTGGGCCAGTACTTCGGGCTGGGCTCCGAGACCCGGCGAACGGCCACGTGGGTGCCCGACCCGTACGGCATCGAGATCGGCGCCGGCGCCCCGGCCGGGTACGAGGAGCGGTGGCTCATCAACGTGCACGCCATCGACACGCGTGGCGCCGCCGACAAGCTCGCCTGCACCGAGTGCAGGTGCGATGCGTACAACGTCACCGTCGATGAGACCGGCAACCGCATCGGGAACGGCTACGTCGGCGGGATACACTGCTGCTACGACAGCTTACGGTGCAGGGTGGAGGACGCGTTCGCCAACAATGGCGAGCCGCCGCGGAAGCTGTTCCTCCGGTACACCGTGTCGTGGCTTGACTGGAGCGACGCCGTCGTTGTGCCGGTGAGGATCTACATTCTTGATGTCACCGATACGGCTCTGTTCGATGGAAGCCCCAAGCCTTATTGCAAGGTTTGTATAtgtctactctctctctctctctctctctctctctctctctctctctctctctctctctctctctctctNNNNNNNNNNNNNNNNNNNNNNNNNNNNNNNNNNNNNNNNNNNNNNNNNNNNNNNNNNNNNNNNNNNNNNNNNNNNNNNNNNNNNNNNNNNNNNNNNNNNNNNNNNNNNNNNNNNNNNNNNNNNNNNNNNNNNNNNNNNNNNNNNNNNNNNNNNNNNNNNNNNNNNNNNNNNNNNNNNNNNNNNNNNNNNNNNNNNNNNNNNNNNNNNNNNNNNNNNNNNNNNNNNNNNNNNNNNNNNNNNNNNNNNNNNNNNNNNNNNNNNNNNNNNNNNNNNNNNNNNNNNNNNNNNNCTGGCTTTACAGATAGAGTATCGTGTGGACGAATGCAGCTCGGATGACCGAGCGAGTAACAACTGCGTCGACATGAAGACGACCAAAGAAATGGTGTCCCATGGAGGCGACGTCGTCTACGCCGTTGCTCACCTGCATAGAGGTGGCCTCGGTTCCTCGTTGCACGGCCAGGTATATGTCACCTATTCATACATGAGTGAATTATAGAATCCATCGACATTAAAGGCTCAGCTGCACCGGCCGCACACAGGGAGGGAGTGGTCGCCGGTGTCCACCACCGGACTAGAGGAGCCGATTGCTTTTTAGGGGTCTTTTTGCGAAACAAAAATGTATTAGTCTTTATTTTCTGCCACGTCATCCTGTTCAGCGAGACCCATCTATCATAATCATGCTCAAAACGCCCTAAGCCACCGACTAGTATTTTTGCAACCAAAAAAAAAGCTTCAGAATTAGTAATTTTTGGCACAATTCCGTTACAATTCACTTATTTATACAACCATACTCCATTTCTAGCTTTGGAATGGATCGAATGCATGAATTCTCATCTGAAGAAATTAAACGCAAGAACGACTCAAATCTTATTATCAGGACGGCCGCCTGCTCTGCAAGTCCATGCCAATCTACGGCACCGGGCAGGAGGCCGGGAATGAGGAGGGATACGTCGTCGGGATGTCGACGTGCTATCCGGAGCCGGGTACGGTGAAGGTAAGGGACGGTGAGGTGCTGACCATGGTCTCCAACTACAGCAGCGAGCGGCAGCATACGGGGGTCATGGGCCACTTCTACATCCTTGTGGCAGATCATCAGGAGCAGGCTCTCAACAAACCGGCCCTTTGCTTCAGCTTCCCATACTCATGTGAGCTAATAGCTTTTTTTTTTGATTTGGTTCTATCTCATCTTGCAATTTGAAATAAGCCGCATGTCTTTTGCACTGACATGGTTTCCTCGCTcgttgtttttttcttctttcgaATACTATTGCAGGGTGCCTCCCGGCATGGATGTGGAGCAACCAGATGTGAGAGAAGCGCATATATGCTTACAGCGAGTTATACATCGTTTCCGTAATTAAGAAAATAAGGCGTGCTTATTAGAGCATGAATCCGCTATGTCACTATGTGTGTGTAATTTGCATGGATGTGGAGTAATGTTGTGTTGTGTGTGGTAGCAGGCCGCAGCTAGCTTTGAGATAATAGCATTTGTATGTATGGCTAAATTCGAATAGGCCTTTCGGCCGGATTGAAGGTGTGTGACTATAAATGATACCGCTAAGTAGTAAGGTTTGCTGGTCTCGTCCGTCTATCTACACTTTCTGCTTTTCTTTTCGTGGCCTTGTAGGCACGTTGGCACAGCCGTTTCCATTTGTCTTTTACAGGCTTAATTAATACTCCATTCGTTTTAAAATAAGTGTCCTTAATTTTATGAGCTCTTTTACAGTGATTGGGGAGTTACGATTTATAATTTTATGTAACTCCACCTTTGATTATTTCTAGCCATTGGATCTGGGAAaattattttaagatttattttttTCTAAAAGGGTATAATAGTACTTGAGTCGCTCGTCCGTTTCCGTTCCTCACGGCATGTTCAGAGGCCGTCCCCACGCACGAATGAATCGGTTTCTCCGCATAGCCGCCGCACATCCCGCTCGTAGACGGGTAGCTTGGTGCGCCGTTTAGATCATCCCCACGCGGCGACCCCGATCCAGAAGAGAAGCGGCAGTCCGCGACCTTGTTGTCACTCCTCCGCCAAGGTTCCGGCCGGTCGTGGCGCATCCAATCCGCGTGCCGGCCGGCCCTGTACGCCATCATCGAGAACTTCGTCGCCAAGGCGTGGAACGGCTCCGGCCTCTTCCCTGACCCATGCGGCCAGACCGCCATCCAGGTTCCTCTCCCCCACAACCCCTTTTTCTTTACCTCGTCTTCAGCTCTTGATTGATTTATGTTGGCTTCAACTTTGAGTAATGGAGGATTGGAAAACACCAAAATTTGTTCTTTTTTCAGGAATTAATCAATCCCCAGTTCAGTTCCTGCTCTACATTTTCATGTTTTGGGATTCAGTATAAATCGTTGCTCACAAGGATTGCTTGCACGTCTAATTAATGGAACTGCTGCTCTACACCATACGTCGGATACCCTACTGCCTTAGTCAGCGCCGGCGACCTTCCCGCACACTAAAGGTAGGTGCATACATGTTGTGTAGGAGATGATGGCAGCAAACTTTCAGCTACAAGGGGTTTCGTGGTAGGGAACTATTGCGGTTGTGGTCCTATTATCAAGTTGTAATCCCAGCTGAATAGTATTTTATTCTCTGTAACTAATCATGTTTTtgtggtataggatgatggaaacAGTCCCGATTGTGTGGGCATATGCATATGGTTCGTGTACATAACAGTCTGAACTGGCCTTGCCATCGATCTAATCTACAACTTTTGTATCATGCGCTGTTAGGTACTGCTATTTTTGTGGTAGTATTATTTTCTTCAAGTATTCCATTCTCTGTAACAAATTCTGCTAGTGATTACAGTTTACTTGCCATGAAGCCTGAGCAGTGCATCTATATCCTTATATAATAGCTTATTAATCATGCTTTCTACAAATTTTAGTGCTCAAAGATAATAAGACTGGACCTTGAAAGTGGGTAGAGAGCAAATGAAATTTTGCCATCAGAATGTGATACTTCAGTACAAACGTCCTTTAATGATATTTGCTGTTCTTAGGGAATGGGGATCTATCTTTCGTTTAAAATATCTACTCCTATTGATTTGTATTGACTGGAACTTAGTAGAGTTGGACTTCACGGATTTACAAGGTTGCTGCCTCATTTATTTAGGAAAATGTTACTAATACTTCTGACCAAAAGTAGGACTAATGTTCTGTGTGGGCGTCCATGATGGACGTTGCAGTGCAGGGCCTTGTTTCAACGGCGGCATTTTGAGGTCATGTACATATGAAGATTGGAAATAGTGTTGGTGATGTGGAAACTGATCTGAATGGGATGTATTTGGGATCATACCAGGTTTCCCTGCTACTATCTCTACAGAGATGGGCGAGCGACGCCGCAGTTTCTTGTTCTTGCAGATGCATTATTGGATCATTTCTTCTGACTATAGTGAATGCCTAATCTTACGGTTATAT encodes the following:
- the LOC123105295 gene encoding uncharacterized protein (The sequence of the model RefSeq protein was modified relative to this genomic sequence to represent the inferred CDS: added 85 bases not found in genome assembly) — translated: MKTSMLLCIVTLVSSATAAFLPTTEAANVLKTQTFLSPPFFLRPGGIANKWYYDVDFPRGHVAIKSFNGDVVDEAGAPVPLHETYLHHWLVSPYYGPSAIPITNSGPCKDLLGQYFGLGSETRRTATWVPDPYGIEIGAGAPAGYEERWLINVHAIDTRGAADKLACTECRCDAYNVTVDETGNRIGNGYVGGIHCCYDSLRCRVEDAFANNGEPPRKLFLRYTVSWLDWSDAVVVPVRIYILDVTDTALFDGSPKPYCKIEYRVDECSSDDRASNNCVDMKTTKEMVSHGGDVVYAVAHLHRGGLGSSLHGQDGRLLCKSMPIYGTGQEAGNEEGYVVGMSTCYPEPGTVKVRDGEVLTMVSNYSSERQHTGVMGHFYILVADHQEQALNKPALCFSFPYSWCLPAWMWSNQM